From a single Apium graveolens cultivar Ventura chromosome 2, ASM990537v1, whole genome shotgun sequence genomic region:
- the LOC141707610 gene encoding nuclear transport factor 2-like, whose amino-acid sequence MANLYPGAVQVGSYFVTQYYNVLRQQPDLIYQFYNDSSSVIRVDGDSVEEASEIRHIHNLITSLNFTGIEIKTINSLESLSGGVLVVVSGSVKTKEFTGRRNFVQTFLLAPQETGFFVLNDVFHLGEEVVHQHSAQMLQENIVDYQHSAPAYLENRVEYQQSAPIYSDNNVDYQHSTNAYSENIVDYQHHPGQTLNDDRDYQHAAPLYYNNGVDSQLTNHSALSESRDVSNYEVEVSEHLNSVHIDGDVPIDEYNNYDQRQEDPVVEYEYVKAAPLEDSFSASLNAGNHQQEALPAAAEEPIAEPRKFTYASILQASTGKPAPLITVQAYPKKAPAPVSEWDSPPHSNSQPSNFVSSFLPDSNTEVVEDTFSQEEESKSVYVKNLPPTVTTFDLQQEFENFGRIKPDGVFIKNRKEVGVCFAFVEFEDVESVQNAIRASPLQLVGRQVYVEERRPSSNSSSTMSRGGGRRGRGRGSYQNDVRGRSGGRSYGRGNSGRGSY is encoded by the exons ATGGCCAATTTGTACCCGGGGGCTGTTCAG GTGGGTTCTTACTTTGTTACTCAGTACTATAATGTTCTTCGACAGCAACCTGATTTAATTTATCAGTTTTATAATGACTCAAGTTCTGTTATTCGGGTTGATGGGGATTCGGTAGAGGAGGCTTCGGAGATTCGG CATATTCATAACCTTATCACGTCGCTGAACTTCACTGGAATCGAGATCAAGACCATTAATTCTCTTGAGTCCTTGAGTGGAGGTGTACTGGTAGTTGTTTCTGGCTCTGTGAAGACCAAGGAATTTACTGGACGAAGGAACTTTGTGCAAACGTTTCTCCTTGCTCCTCAGGAGACAGGTTTCTTTGTATTGAATGATGTCTTCCACCTTGGTGAGGAGGTTGTTCATCAACATTCAGCACAAATGTTGCAGGAGAACATAGTTGACTACCAGCATTCAGCACCTGCGTACTTAGAGAACAGAGTTGAATACCAGCAATCAGCACCCATATATTCGGATAACAATGTTGATTACCAACACTCGACAAACGCATATTCAGAGAACATTGTTGATTACCAGCATCATCCAGGACAGACACTAAATGATGACCGAGACTACCAGCATGCGGCACCTCTATATTACAACAATGGAGTTGATTCCCAGCTGACAAATCATAGTGCACTTTCGGAGTCACGAG ATGTTTCCAACTATGAGGTGGAGGTTAGTGAACATCTTAATTCAGTTCATATTGATGGAGACGTCCCAATCGATGAGTACAATAATTATGACCAACGACAAGAGGATCCAGTTGTGGAATATGAATATGTTAAAGCAGCTCCTCTAGAAGATTCCTTCTCTGCTTCACTAAATGCGGGGAATCATCAACAGGAGGCTTTACCAGCTGCTGCTGAGGAACCCATTGCCGAGCCAAGGAAATTTACTTATGCTTCCATA TTACAAGCTTCAACAGGAAAACCTGCTCCGTTGATCACTGTTCAGGCATATCCCAAAAAAGCACCAGCTCCTGTTTCTGAGTGGGACTCGCCTCCACATTCAAATAGTCAACCATCAAACTTCGTATCGTCTTTTTTGCCTGATTCTAATACAGAAGTGGTTGAAGATACGTTCTCTCAAGAAG AGGAATCAAAATCAGTTTATGTTAAGAATCTGCCCCCTACGGTAACTACTTTTGATCTTCAGCAAGAGTTTGAAAACTTTGGGAGAATTAAGCCTGATGGTGTTTTTATAAAGAATCGCAAG GAAGTTGGTGTCTGTTTTGCCTTCGTGGAGTTCGAAGATGTAGAAAGTGTTCAGAATGCGATCAGG GCATCTCCATTACAGCTGGTTGGAAGACAAGTTTACGTTGAGGAGAGGAGACCAAGCAGCAATAGCAGCAGCACCATGTCACGTGGAGGAGGGA GAAGAGGAAGAGGTAGAGGAAGTTATCAAAATGATGTACGTGGGCGTTCTGGTGGACGGTCTTATGGTCGAGGCAACAGTGGCCGTGGTTCATATTGA
- the LOC141707611 gene encoding uncharacterized protein LOC141707611 isoform X2, which yields MLLRSSSTPVLGSPVSSISDQSPNHHHYHPELPNHNVNIHHPTTVLPQCLNKLSFHQGGSQSFTFSCNSSPISPSISELSFGRSSTNGFRRAQSEGNLEGLTNTSSDIDEFSFSKPIKKFTSRSSGSFLETIPSFSFHKSSGKYEDDSEYEEDDDEEDSWGNQDQLVNHSIRNDVDNLKFGFNEEMKYVSANANVGLQKEIDNQNSQMYVARGLGIFGVDMNFGGSNGSYGGNGGFGGGNRSEDGDEKDLEKHYKKMVQDNPGNPLCLRNYAQFLYQTKNDLQGAEEYYCRAILIDPNDGEILSQYAKLVWELHNDKDRATGYFERAVQAASEDSFLWETEDEDEDDDTLNDSQILPPAVHRGAMASATAQY from the exons ATGTTACTTAGAAGCTCTTCAACCCCAGTTCTTGGATCCCCCGTCTCATCCATCTCAGATCAGAGTCCCAACCACCACCATTACCACCCTGAACTACCAAACCATAATGTCAACATACACCACCCAACAACTGTCCTTCCTCAATGTCTCAACAAACTCTCTTTTCACCAAGGAGGATCTCAGAGCTTCACTTTCTCATGCAATTCTTCTCCAATTTCACCTTCTATCTCTGAGCTCTCCTTTGGTCGAAGCTCCACCAACGGGTTTCGAAGGGCTCAGTCAGAAGGAAATTTGGAAGGGTTAACCAATACCTCAAGCGATATTGACGAGTTCAGTTTTTCAAAGCCAATCAAGAAGTTTACGAGCAGGTCTAGTGGTTCTTTTCTGGAGACAATCCCATCCTTTTCATTTCACAAATCATCTGGCAAGTACGAAGATGATAGTGAATATGAAGAAGACGACGATGAAGAAGACAGCTGGGGAAATCAAGATCAGCTAGTAAATCATTCAATAAGAAATGATGTCGACAACTTAAAGTTCGGATTCaatgaagaaatgaaatatgTCAGTGCAAATGCAAACGTAGGCTTACAAAAGGAGATCGATAATCAGAATTCACAGATGTATGTTGCGAGGGGGCTTGGAATTTTTGGAGTTGACATGAACTTTGGTGGCAGTAATGGATCTTATGGTGGTAATGGTGGTTTTGGAGGGGGTAACAGATCTGAAGATGGCGATGAAAAGGATCTTGAGAAGCACTATAAGAAGATGGTTCAGGATAATCCAGGAAACCCATTATGTTTGAGGAATTATGCTCAGTTTCTGTATCAG ACTAAGAACGATCTTCAAGGAGCGGAAGAATATTACTGCAGAGCAATTCTTATAGATCCTAACGATGGTGAAATACTTTCACAATATGCTAAACTAGTATGGGAGCTCCATAATGACAAAGACAGGGCTACGGGATACTTCGAAAGAGCAGTTCAGGCTGCATCTGAAGATAG TTTTCTTTGGGAAACCGAAGACGAGGATGAAGATGATGACACATTGAATGATTCCCAAATTCTGCCACCCGCTGTTCATAGAGGAGCTATGGCTTCCGCAACTGCTCAATATTAG
- the LOC141707611 gene encoding uncharacterized protein LOC141707611 isoform X1, with translation MLLRSSSTPVLGSPVSSISDQSPNHHHYHPELPNHNVNIHHPTTVLPQCLNKLSFHQGGSQSFTFSCNSSPISPSISELSFGRSSTNGFRRAQSEGNLEGLTNTSSDIDEFSFSKPIKKFTSRSSGSFLETIPSFSFHKSSGKYEDDSEYEEDDDEEDSWGNQDQLVNHSIRNDVDNLKFGFNEEMKYVSANANVGLQKEIDNQNSQMYVARGLGIFGVDMNFGGSNGSYGGNGGFGGGNRSEDGDEKDLEKHYKKMVQDNPGNPLCLRNYAQFLYQTKNDLQGAEEYYCRAILIDPNDGEILSQYAKLVWELHNDKDRATGYFERAVQAASEDSHVHAAYASFLWETEDEDEDDDTLNDSQILPPAVHRGAMASATAQY, from the exons ATGTTACTTAGAAGCTCTTCAACCCCAGTTCTTGGATCCCCCGTCTCATCCATCTCAGATCAGAGTCCCAACCACCACCATTACCACCCTGAACTACCAAACCATAATGTCAACATACACCACCCAACAACTGTCCTTCCTCAATGTCTCAACAAACTCTCTTTTCACCAAGGAGGATCTCAGAGCTTCACTTTCTCATGCAATTCTTCTCCAATTTCACCTTCTATCTCTGAGCTCTCCTTTGGTCGAAGCTCCACCAACGGGTTTCGAAGGGCTCAGTCAGAAGGAAATTTGGAAGGGTTAACCAATACCTCAAGCGATATTGACGAGTTCAGTTTTTCAAAGCCAATCAAGAAGTTTACGAGCAGGTCTAGTGGTTCTTTTCTGGAGACAATCCCATCCTTTTCATTTCACAAATCATCTGGCAAGTACGAAGATGATAGTGAATATGAAGAAGACGACGATGAAGAAGACAGCTGGGGAAATCAAGATCAGCTAGTAAATCATTCAATAAGAAATGATGTCGACAACTTAAAGTTCGGATTCaatgaagaaatgaaatatgTCAGTGCAAATGCAAACGTAGGCTTACAAAAGGAGATCGATAATCAGAATTCACAGATGTATGTTGCGAGGGGGCTTGGAATTTTTGGAGTTGACATGAACTTTGGTGGCAGTAATGGATCTTATGGTGGTAATGGTGGTTTTGGAGGGGGTAACAGATCTGAAGATGGCGATGAAAAGGATCTTGAGAAGCACTATAAGAAGATGGTTCAGGATAATCCAGGAAACCCATTATGTTTGAGGAATTATGCTCAGTTTCTGTATCAG ACTAAGAACGATCTTCAAGGAGCGGAAGAATATTACTGCAGAGCAATTCTTATAGATCCTAACGATGGTGAAATACTTTCACAATATGCTAAACTAGTATGGGAGCTCCATAATGACAAAGACAGGGCTACGGGATACTTCGAAAGAGCAGTTCAGGCTGCATCTGAAGATAG CCATGTTCATGCGGCGTATGCTAGTTTTCTTTGGGAAACCGAAGACGAGGATGAAGATGATGACACATTGAATGATTCCCAAATTCTGCCACCCGCTGTTCATAGAGGAGCTATGGCTTCCGCAACTGCTCAATATTAG
- the LOC141707612 gene encoding hypothetical protein At1g04090-like, whose protein sequence is MSVSASDKILWEKLMLLPAFIRRLFWVFINLAKDCIFRINMIGYRCWWRKAIHSLHSHSNPPSFSLPAPIPQWPQGQGFAAGTINLGEIEVCAVTDFEFIWGCKSTPESKSGISFYRPCRVPNGYFILGYYCQSNRKPVRGFVLVAREAVPHRKEDSCTNNPDYAPALIKPLSYSLLWCMDERSKDNFNGGVYIWFPQPPDGYKALGYLVTNKLQRPNVEEVRCVRADLTDNCETYHQILKIVATNLQSPLEVWSTRPRDRGMHEKGVAVGTFFCCSDCSSGEVNAACLRNFSSNLHAMPNLNQVHALIKHYGPTVFFHPSEIYMPSSVSWFFENGALLYKKNVSHGENINSEGSNLPAGGTNDGEYWIDLPSDAQREIVKHGNLTSAKLYVHVKPALGGTFTDIVMWVFCPFNGPGILKFEFMNVSLGKIGQHVGDWEHFTLRISNFTGELWSIYLSQHSGGQWVEATDLEFIEENKAIIYSSKYGHACFHHPGTYLQGSSKIGIGIRNDAAQSNHYIESNNQYVIVAAEYLGDGVVTEPTWLQYMREWGPKIKYNSRIEVDKIINHLPQRYRDSLKNVFAKFPNELSGEKGPTGPKEKDNWFGDERW, encoded by the exons ATGTCTGTTTCAGCCTCGGATAAAATTCTTTGGGAAAAGCTCATGCTTTTACCTGCTTTTATTAGAAGATTGTTTTGGGTTTTCATTAATTTGGCTAAAGATTGTATCTTTAGGATCAATATGATTGGATATCGATGTTGGTGGAGAAAAGCTATTCATTCTTTGCATTCCCATTCCAACCCTCCATCTTTCTCTCTTCCTGCTCCTATCCCACAATGGCCTCAag GTCAAGGATTTGCAGCAGGAACAATTAATTTGGGAGAAATAGAAGTTTGTGCAGTCACTGATTTTGAATTCATTTGGGGATGCAAATCGACACCAGAGAGCAAAAGTGGTATTAGCTTCTATAGGCCGTGCAGAGTACCAAATGGGTATTTCATCCTTGGTTACTACTGCCAGTCGAACAGGAAGCCTGTACGAGGGTTTGTTCTCGTGGCTCGGGAAGCAGTTCCACATAGAAAAGAGGATTCCTGTACTAACAACCCAGATTACGCACCAGCTCTCATCAAACCCCTTAGTTATTCACTACTTTGGTGTATGGATGAAAGGAGCAAGGATAACTTTAACGGAGGTGTTTACATCTGGTTTCCACAACCACCTGATGGTTATAAAGCTTTAGGATATTTAGTCACTAACAAGCTACAAAGGCCCAATGTTGAGGAAGTTAGATGTGTCCGAGCAGACCTGACGGACAACTGTGAAACTTACCATCAAATACTCAAAATTGTCGCTACAAACTTACAGTCACCATTAGAAGTCTGGAGCACCAGACCCCGTGATCGTGGAATGCATGAGAAAGGTGTAGCCGTGGGCACATTTTTCTGCTGTAGTGATTGCAGTTCTGGAGAAGTAAATGCGGCATGTTTGAGAAACTTTAGTTCCAATCTGCATGCAATGCCAAATCTCAATCAGGTTCATGCACTCATTAAACATTATGGGCCTACTGTTTTCTTCCATCCCAGTGAAATTTACATGCCTTCATCTGTTTCTTGGTTTTTTGAAAATGGAGCTCTGCTGTATAAAAAAAATGTTTCACATGGTGAGAACATTAATTCTGAAGGCTCTAACTTGCCTGCTGGTGGGACAAATGATGGGGAGTATTGGATAGATTTGCCCAGTGACGCTCAAAGAGAAATCGTCAAGCACGGAAATTTAACAAGTGCAAAACTTTATGTACATGTAAAACCAGCTCTGGGTGGTACATTTACCGATATCGTTATGTGGGTGTTTTGCCCTTTCAACGGGCCAGGCATTCTGAAGTTTGAGTTTATGAATGTAAGTCTTGGAAAGATTGGGCAGCATGTGGGTGACTGGGAGCATTTTACTCTCCGAATAAGTAACTTTACAGGTGAACTTTGGAGTATCTATCTTTCGCAGCACAGTGGCGGCCAATGGGTGGAAGCCACTGATTTGGAATTCATAGAGGAAAATAAAGCTATTATATATTCATCAAAATATGGGCACGCATGCTTTCATCATCCTGGGACTTACCTTCAAGGATCCTCTAAGATAGGAATTGGAATAAGGAATGATGCAGCTCAAAGCAATCATTATATTGAATCAAATAACCAGTATGTAATTGTTGCTGCAGAGTATCTTGGTGATGGAGTTGTAACCGAGCCTACTTGGTTGCAATATATGAGAGAGTGGGGACCAAAGATCAAATATAATTCAAGAATTGAGGTTGATAAGATTATCAATCATTTGCCTCAAAGGTATAGAGATTCATTAAAAAATGTTTTTGCCAAGTTTCCCAACGAACTTTCTGGGGAGAAAGGTCCAACTGGGCCAAAGGAAAAAGATAATTGGTTTGGAGATGAAAGATGGTAA
- the LOC141691150 gene encoding uncharacterized protein LOC141691150: MLEKTYSTFHANNMLLQQQYRERGFTKYSELISVLLLAEQNNELLLKNHQTRPTGSTPFPEVNAVTNNEYRDNKLFGRGRGHRYGRGRARGHDFVHGRSRNQQNPPNFKRKPYYQKRTINEEKSEGSTMAKRGERTCSQCGIKGHWRSTCRTSKHFADLYQASLKNVETNFTKQNDPLGISHLEAHLGSDDQVDPSTFTYMEVSDFFEDIDVNMPKFGGDEPKNN; encoded by the coding sequence ATGTTGGAAAAAACATATTCCACTTTTCATGCCAATAATATGCTCTTGCAGCAACAATATCGTGAACGTGGATTCACGAAATATTCTGAGCTGATTTCtgttttgcttcttgctgaacaaAACAATGAACTTTTGCTAAAAAATCATCAAACACGTCCAACTGGCTCAACACCATTCCCTGAAGTAAATGCGGTGACTAATAATGAATATAGAGATAATAAATTATTTGGACGTGGACGTGGGCATAGATATGGACGTGGACGTGCCCGTGGTCATGATTTTGTGCATGGTAGAAGCCGTAATCAACAAAACCCCCCTAACTTTAAAAGGAAGCCTTACTACCAGAAACGGACAATAAATGAGGAGAAATCTGAGGGAAGTACGATGGCTAAAAGGGGTGAAAGAACTTGTAGTCAATGTGGAATAAAAGGTCACTGGAGAAGTACATGCCGTACCTCCAAGCACTTTGCCGACCTATATCAAGCATCTTTAAAGAATGTTGAAACTAATTTCACCAAACAGAATGATCCTTTGGGGATTTCCCATCTTGAAGCACATCTTGGAAGTGATGATCAAGTTGATCCTTCGACCTTTACTTACATGGAAGTTAGTGATTTCTTTGAAGATATTGATGTGAATATGCCTAAATTTGGTGGTGATGAGCCTAAGAATAACTAA